The Symphalangus syndactylus isolate Jambi chromosome 23, NHGRI_mSymSyn1-v2.1_pri, whole genome shotgun sequence genome has a window encoding:
- the TMEM63B gene encoding CSC1-like protein 2 isoform X1, producing the protein MLPFLLATLGTTALNNSNPKDYCYSARIRSTVLQGLPFGGVPTVLALDFMCFLALLFLFSILRKVAWDYGRLALVTDADRLRRQERDRVEQEYVASAMHGDSHDRYERLTSVSSSVDFDQRDNGFCSWLTAIFRIKDDEIRDKCGGDAVHYLSFQRHIIGLLVVVGVLSVGIVLPVNFSGDLLENNAYSFGRTTIANLKSGNNLLWLHTSFAFLYLLLTVYSMRRHTSKMRYKEDDLVKRTLFINGISKYAESEKIKKHFEEAYPNCTVLEARPCYNVARLMFLDAERKKAERGKLYFTNLQSKENVPTMINPKPCGHLCCCVVRGCEQVEATEYYTKLEQKLKEDYKREKEKVNEKPLGMAFVTFHNETITAIILKDFNVCKCQGCTCRGEPRPSSCSESLHISNWTVSYAPDPQNIYWEHLSIRGFIWWLRCLVINVVLFILLFFLTTPAIIITTMDKFNVTKPVEYLNNPIITQFFPTLLLWCFSALLPTIVYYSAFFEAHWTRSGENRTTMHKCYTFLIFMVLLLPSLGLSSLDLFFRWLFDKKFLAEAAIRFECVFLPDNGAFFVNYVIASAFIGNAMDLLRIPGLLMYMIRLCLARSAAERRNVKRHQAYEFQFGAAYAWMMCVFTVVMTYSITCPIIVPFGLMYMLLKHLVDRYNLYYAYLPAKLDKKIHSGAVNQVVAAPILCLFWLLFFSTMRTGFLAPTSMFTFVVLVITIVICLCHVCFGHFKYLSAHNYKIEHTETDTVDPRSNGRPPTAAAVPKSAKYIAQVLQDSEVDGDGDGAPGSSGDEPPSSSSQDEELLMPPDGLTDTDFQSCEDSLIENEIHQ; encoded by the exons ATGCTGCCCTTTCTGCTGGCCACACTGGGCACCACGGCCCTCAACAACAGCAACCCCAAGGACTACTGCTACAGCGCCCGCATCCGCAGCACTGTCCTGCAGGGCCTGCCCTTTGGGGGCGTCCCCACCGTGCTGGCTCTCGACTTCATGTGCTTCCTT GCACTGCTGTTCTTATTCTCTATCCTCCGGAAGGTGGCCTGGGACTATGGGCGGCTGGCCTTGGTGACAGATGCAGACAG GCTTCGGCGGCAGGAGAGGGACCGAGTGGAACAGGAATA TGTGGCTTCAGCTATGCACGGGGACAGCCATGACCGGTATGAGCGTCTCACCTCTGTCTCCAGCTCCGTTGACTTTGACCAAAGGGACAAT GGTTTCTGTTCCTGGCTGACAGCCATCTTCAGGATAAA GGATGATGAGATCCGGGACAAATGTGGGGGCGATGCCGTGCACTACCTGTCCTTTCAGCGGCACATCATCGGGCTGCTGGTGGTTGTGGGCGTCCTCTCCGTAGGCATCGTGCTGCCTGTCAACTTCTCAGGGGACCTGCTGG AGAACAATGCCTACAGCTTTGGGAGAACCACCATTGCCAACTTGAAATCAGG GAACAACCTGCTATGGCTGCACACCTCCTTCGCCTTCCTGTATCTGCTGCTCACCGTCTACAGCATGCGTAGACACACCTCCAAGATGCGCTACAAGGAGGACGATCTG gtGAAGCGGACCCTCTTCATCAATGGAATCTCCAAATATGCAGAGTCAGAAAAGATCAAGAAGCATTTTGA GGAAGCCTACCCCAACTGCACAGTTCTCGAAGCCCGCCCGTGTTACAACGTGGCTCGCCTAATGTTCCTCGATGCAGAGAG GAAGAAGGCCGAGCGGGGAAAGCTGTACTTCACAAACCTCCAGAGCAAGGAGAACGTGCCCACCATGATCAACCCCAAGCCTTGCGGCCACCTCTGCTGCTGCGTGGTGCGAGGCTGTGAGCAG GTGGAGGCCACTGAGTACTACACAAAGCTGGAGCAGAAGCTGAAGGAAGACTACAAGCGAGAGAAGGAGAAGGTGAATGAGAAGCCTCTTGGCATGGCCTTTGTCACCTTCCACAATGAGACCATCACTGCCAT CATCCTGAAGGACTTCAACGTGTGTAAATGCCAGGGCTGCACCTGCCGCGGGGAGCCACGCCCCTCATCCTGCAGCGAGTCCCTGCACATCTCCAACTGGACCGTGTCCTATGCCCCTGACCCCCAGAACATCTACTG GGAGCACCTCTCCATCCGAGGCTTCATCTGGTGGCTACGCTGCCTGGTCATCAATGTCGTCCTCTtcatcctcctcttcttcctcaccactccagccatcatcatcaccaccatggACAAGTTCAATGTCACCAAGCCTGTGGAGTACCTCAAC AACCCCATCATCACCCAGTTCTTCCCCACCCTGCTGCTGTGGTGCTTCTCGGCCCTGCTTCCCACCATCGTCTACTACTCAGCCTTCTTTGAAGCCCACTGGACACG CTCTGGGGAGAACAGGACCACCATGCACAAGTGCTAcactttcctcatcttcatggtgCTGCTCCTACCCTCGCTGGGACTGAGCAG cctggaccTCTTCTTCCGCTGGCTCTTTGATAAGAAATTCTTGGCTGAGGCAGCTATTCGGTTTGA GTGTGTGTTCCTGCCCGACAACGGCGCCTTCTTCGTGAACTACGTCATTGCCTCAGCCTTTATCGGCAACGCCATGGACCTGCTGCGCATCCCAGGCCTGCTCATGTACATGATCCGGCTCTGCCTGGCGCGCTCGGCCGCCGAGAGGCGCAACGTGAAGCGG CATCAGGCCTACGAGTTCCAGTTTGGCGCAGCCTACGCCTGGATGATGTGCGTCTTCACGGTGGTCATGACCTACAGTATCACCTGCCCCATCATCGTGCCCTTCG GGCTCATGTACATGCTGCTGAAGCACCTGGTAGACAGGTACAATCTCTACTACGCCTACCTGCCGGCCAAGCTGGACAAGAAGATCCACTCAGGGGCTGTGAACCAGGTGGTGGCCGCGCCCATCCTCTGCCTCTTCTGGCTGCTCTTCTTTTCCACCATGCGCACGG GGTTCCTAGCTCCCACGTCTATGTTCACATTCGTGGTCCTGGTCATCACCATCGTCATCTGTCTCTGCCACGTCTGCTTTGGACACTTCAAATACCTCAGTGCCCACAACTACAAG ATTGAGCACACGGAGACAGATACTGTGGACCCCAGAAGCAATGGACGGCCCCCCACTGCTGCTGCTGTCCCCAAATCTGCG AAATACATCGCTCAGGTGCTGCAGGACTCAGAGGTGGACGGGGATGGGGATGGGGCTCCTGGGAGCTCAGGGGATGAGCCTCCATCATCCTCATCCCAAGATGAGGAGTTGCTGATGCCACCCGACGGCCTCACGGACACAGACTTCCAGTCTTGCGAGGACAGCCTCATAGAGAATGAGATTCACCAGTAA
- the TMEM63B gene encoding CSC1-like protein 2 isoform X2, which yields MLPFLLATLGTTALNNSNPKDYCYSARIRSTVLQGLPFGGVPTVLALDFMCFLALLFLFSILRKVAWDYGRLALVTDADSVASAMHGDSHDRYERLTSVSSSVDFDQRDNGFCSWLTAIFRIKDDEIRDKCGGDAVHYLSFQRHIIGLLVVVGVLSVGIVLPVNFSGDLLENNAYSFGRTTIANLKSGNNLLWLHTSFAFLYLLLTVYSMRRHTSKMRYKEDDLVKRTLFINGISKYAESEKIKKHFEEAYPNCTVLEARPCYNVARLMFLDAERKKAERGKLYFTNLQSKENVPTMINPKPCGHLCCCVVRGCEQVEATEYYTKLEQKLKEDYKREKEKVNEKPLGMAFVTFHNETITAIILKDFNVCKCQGCTCRGEPRPSSCSESLHISNWTVSYAPDPQNIYWEHLSIRGFIWWLRCLVINVVLFILLFFLTTPAIIITTMDKFNVTKPVEYLNNPIITQFFPTLLLWCFSALLPTIVYYSAFFEAHWTRSGENRTTMHKCYTFLIFMVLLLPSLGLSSLDLFFRWLFDKKFLAEAAIRFECVFLPDNGAFFVNYVIASAFIGNAMDLLRIPGLLMYMIRLCLARSAAERRNVKRHQAYEFQFGAAYAWMMCVFTVVMTYSITCPIIVPFGLMYMLLKHLVDRYNLYYAYLPAKLDKKIHSGAVNQVVAAPILCLFWLLFFSTMRTGFLAPTSMFTFVVLVITIVICLCHVCFGHFKYLSAHNYKIEHTETDTVDPRSNGRPPTAAAVPKSAKYIAQVLQDSEVDGDGDGAPGSSGDEPPSSSSQDEELLMPPDGLTDTDFQSCEDSLIENEIHQ from the exons ATGCTGCCCTTTCTGCTGGCCACACTGGGCACCACGGCCCTCAACAACAGCAACCCCAAGGACTACTGCTACAGCGCCCGCATCCGCAGCACTGTCCTGCAGGGCCTGCCCTTTGGGGGCGTCCCCACCGTGCTGGCTCTCGACTTCATGTGCTTCCTT GCACTGCTGTTCTTATTCTCTATCCTCCGGAAGGTGGCCTGGGACTATGGGCGGCTGGCCTTGGTGACAGATGCAGACAG TGTGGCTTCAGCTATGCACGGGGACAGCCATGACCGGTATGAGCGTCTCACCTCTGTCTCCAGCTCCGTTGACTTTGACCAAAGGGACAAT GGTTTCTGTTCCTGGCTGACAGCCATCTTCAGGATAAA GGATGATGAGATCCGGGACAAATGTGGGGGCGATGCCGTGCACTACCTGTCCTTTCAGCGGCACATCATCGGGCTGCTGGTGGTTGTGGGCGTCCTCTCCGTAGGCATCGTGCTGCCTGTCAACTTCTCAGGGGACCTGCTGG AGAACAATGCCTACAGCTTTGGGAGAACCACCATTGCCAACTTGAAATCAGG GAACAACCTGCTATGGCTGCACACCTCCTTCGCCTTCCTGTATCTGCTGCTCACCGTCTACAGCATGCGTAGACACACCTCCAAGATGCGCTACAAGGAGGACGATCTG gtGAAGCGGACCCTCTTCATCAATGGAATCTCCAAATATGCAGAGTCAGAAAAGATCAAGAAGCATTTTGA GGAAGCCTACCCCAACTGCACAGTTCTCGAAGCCCGCCCGTGTTACAACGTGGCTCGCCTAATGTTCCTCGATGCAGAGAG GAAGAAGGCCGAGCGGGGAAAGCTGTACTTCACAAACCTCCAGAGCAAGGAGAACGTGCCCACCATGATCAACCCCAAGCCTTGCGGCCACCTCTGCTGCTGCGTGGTGCGAGGCTGTGAGCAG GTGGAGGCCACTGAGTACTACACAAAGCTGGAGCAGAAGCTGAAGGAAGACTACAAGCGAGAGAAGGAGAAGGTGAATGAGAAGCCTCTTGGCATGGCCTTTGTCACCTTCCACAATGAGACCATCACTGCCAT CATCCTGAAGGACTTCAACGTGTGTAAATGCCAGGGCTGCACCTGCCGCGGGGAGCCACGCCCCTCATCCTGCAGCGAGTCCCTGCACATCTCCAACTGGACCGTGTCCTATGCCCCTGACCCCCAGAACATCTACTG GGAGCACCTCTCCATCCGAGGCTTCATCTGGTGGCTACGCTGCCTGGTCATCAATGTCGTCCTCTtcatcctcctcttcttcctcaccactccagccatcatcatcaccaccatggACAAGTTCAATGTCACCAAGCCTGTGGAGTACCTCAAC AACCCCATCATCACCCAGTTCTTCCCCACCCTGCTGCTGTGGTGCTTCTCGGCCCTGCTTCCCACCATCGTCTACTACTCAGCCTTCTTTGAAGCCCACTGGACACG CTCTGGGGAGAACAGGACCACCATGCACAAGTGCTAcactttcctcatcttcatggtgCTGCTCCTACCCTCGCTGGGACTGAGCAG cctggaccTCTTCTTCCGCTGGCTCTTTGATAAGAAATTCTTGGCTGAGGCAGCTATTCGGTTTGA GTGTGTGTTCCTGCCCGACAACGGCGCCTTCTTCGTGAACTACGTCATTGCCTCAGCCTTTATCGGCAACGCCATGGACCTGCTGCGCATCCCAGGCCTGCTCATGTACATGATCCGGCTCTGCCTGGCGCGCTCGGCCGCCGAGAGGCGCAACGTGAAGCGG CATCAGGCCTACGAGTTCCAGTTTGGCGCAGCCTACGCCTGGATGATGTGCGTCTTCACGGTGGTCATGACCTACAGTATCACCTGCCCCATCATCGTGCCCTTCG GGCTCATGTACATGCTGCTGAAGCACCTGGTAGACAGGTACAATCTCTACTACGCCTACCTGCCGGCCAAGCTGGACAAGAAGATCCACTCAGGGGCTGTGAACCAGGTGGTGGCCGCGCCCATCCTCTGCCTCTTCTGGCTGCTCTTCTTTTCCACCATGCGCACGG GGTTCCTAGCTCCCACGTCTATGTTCACATTCGTGGTCCTGGTCATCACCATCGTCATCTGTCTCTGCCACGTCTGCTTTGGACACTTCAAATACCTCAGTGCCCACAACTACAAG ATTGAGCACACGGAGACAGATACTGTGGACCCCAGAAGCAATGGACGGCCCCCCACTGCTGCTGCTGTCCCCAAATCTGCG AAATACATCGCTCAGGTGCTGCAGGACTCAGAGGTGGACGGGGATGGGGATGGGGCTCCTGGGAGCTCAGGGGATGAGCCTCCATCATCCTCATCCCAAGATGAGGAGTTGCTGATGCCACCCGACGGCCTCACGGACACAGACTTCCAGTCTTGCGAGGACAGCCTCATAGAGAATGAGATTCACCAGTAA